From Lycium ferocissimum isolate CSIRO_LF1 unplaced genomic scaffold, AGI_CSIRO_Lferr_CH_V1 ctg2850, whole genome shotgun sequence, one genomic window encodes:
- the LOC132043819 gene encoding probable DNA primase large subunit isoform X2, producing the protein MEAVRKSSSVSNNGVVSKLPLYRSAPPLEVRLEDFELYAIDRLRVLKGISDGLSRGKKPDEMAKLVLDLWKTNMKNQHSSEVVNKDIISHFVLRLVYCRTEELRKWFLSMETTLFRYRFRVETTEVQRALMAEFDLPYKAVSNAEYESVKDKLNQVMRAIGQSTTTDAIFYKVPFEEVPELVAGRKVFIQKGNAYIAMNQVVSLVITQFRSHLSKALVLTNRKWTSMIREQEKDRLAPIIEALSTSYLGPDYSQPREHAEISLKDIDQIAKSSFPLCMRHLFQKLREDHHLKHGGRMQLGLFLKGVGLKLDDALAFWRAEFSRKVGAERFDKEYAYGIRHNYGKEGKRTDYTPYSCQKIISSAPGVGDHHGCPYRHFSEENLRAALTRMGVGSRPLEDVMDKVRNRHYQLACTLTFEAVHGSSCDAGVNHPNQYYNDSQRILESKKSSSNP; encoded by the exons ATGGAAGCTGTGAGGAAATCTTCTTCAGTGTCCAACAACGGCGTTGTTTCAAAACTCCCTCTCTATCGTTCTGCTCCTCCTCTCGAAGTCCGTCTTGAAGATTTCGAGCTTTACGCTATCGATCGCCTCCGAG TTCTAAAAGGAATTTCGGATGGTTTGTCTAGAGGAAAGAAGCCGGATGAAATGGCGAAACTG GTGTTGGATCTGTGGAAAACAAATATGAAGAATCAGCATTCATCCGAGGTTGTTAATAAGGACATAATTTCACATTTCGTCTTGCGACTTGTTTATTGCAGGAC GGAGGAGTTAAGAAAATGGTTTCTTTCAATGGAAACTACCTTATTCCGCTACCGTTTCCGGGTTGAAACTACTGAAGTTCAG AGGGCGCTAATGGCAGAGTTTGATCTTCCATACAAAGCTGTGAGCAATGCTGAATATGAG AGTGTGAAGGACAAATTGAACCAAGTTATGCGCGCCATAGGCCAATCTACTACAA CTGATGCTATCTTCTACAAG GTTCCATTTGAGGAGGTGCCAGAGCTTGTGGCAGGTCGAAAAGTATTTATTCAGAAAGGGAATGCATATATTGCCATGAATCAG GTGGTTTCACTAGTTATCACGCAGTTCCGAAGTCATCTTTCGAAAGCGCTAGTGCTGACAAACAG AAAATGGACCTCGATGATCAGGGAACAGGAGAAGGACCGTTTGGCTCCT ATTATCGAAGCCTTATCCACAAGTTATCTGGGTCCTGATTATAGCCAG CCGAGAGAACATGCAGAAATATCACTAAAAGACATTGATCAGATTGCTAAGAGTTCATTCCCTCTATGTATGCGTCATCTTTTTCAAAAG CTACGAGAGGATCATCATCTGAAGCATGGAGGGAGGATGCAACTCGGTCTATTTCTCAAG GGTGTAGGATTGAAGTTGGATGATGCCCTTGCATTCTGGAGAGCTGAGTTCTCCCGGAAA GTTGGTGCTGAAAGATTTGATAAAGAATATGCATATGGCATAAGACACAACTACGggaaagaaggaaagagaaCG GATTACACACCTTATTCTTGTCAAAAGATTATATCATCAGCTCCAGGAGTAGGAGATCACCATGGCTGTCCGTATCGTCATTTCAG TGAGGAGAATCTGAGAGCTGCCCTGACCAGGATGGGAGTAGGCAGTCGTCCACTGGAGGATGTGATGGACAAAGTCCGAAATAGACATTATCAG TTGGCATGCACTTTAACCTTTGAAGCTGTTCATGGCTCATCTTGTGATGCCGGCGTTAACCATCCAAATCAGTACTACAATGACAGTCAGAGGATCTTGGAATCAAAG AAGAGTTCCAGCAACCCATAA
- the LOC132043819 gene encoding probable DNA primase large subunit isoform X1: MEAVRKSSSVSNNGVVSKLPLYRSAPPLEVRLEDFELYAIDRLRVLKGISDGLSRGKKPDEMAKLVLDLWKTNMKNQHSSEVVNKDIISHFVLRLVYCRTEELRKWFLSMETTLFRYRFRVETTEVQRALMAEFDLPYKAVSNAEYESVKDKLNQVMRAIGQSTTSTDAIFYKVPFEEVPELVAGRKVFIQKGNAYIAMNQVVSLVITQFRSHLSKALVLTNRKWTSMIREQEKDRLAPIIEALSTSYLGPDYSQPREHAEISLKDIDQIAKSSFPLCMRHLFQKLREDHHLKHGGRMQLGLFLKGVGLKLDDALAFWRAEFSRKVGAERFDKEYAYGIRHNYGKEGKRTDYTPYSCQKIISSAPGVGDHHGCPYRHFSEENLRAALTRMGVGSRPLEDVMDKVRNRHYQLACTLTFEAVHGSSCDAGVNHPNQYYNDSQRILESKKSSSNP; this comes from the exons ATGGAAGCTGTGAGGAAATCTTCTTCAGTGTCCAACAACGGCGTTGTTTCAAAACTCCCTCTCTATCGTTCTGCTCCTCCTCTCGAAGTCCGTCTTGAAGATTTCGAGCTTTACGCTATCGATCGCCTCCGAG TTCTAAAAGGAATTTCGGATGGTTTGTCTAGAGGAAAGAAGCCGGATGAAATGGCGAAACTG GTGTTGGATCTGTGGAAAACAAATATGAAGAATCAGCATTCATCCGAGGTTGTTAATAAGGACATAATTTCACATTTCGTCTTGCGACTTGTTTATTGCAGGAC GGAGGAGTTAAGAAAATGGTTTCTTTCAATGGAAACTACCTTATTCCGCTACCGTTTCCGGGTTGAAACTACTGAAGTTCAG AGGGCGCTAATGGCAGAGTTTGATCTTCCATACAAAGCTGTGAGCAATGCTGAATATGAG AGTGTGAAGGACAAATTGAACCAAGTTATGCGCGCCATAGGCCAATCTACTACAAGTA CTGATGCTATCTTCTACAAG GTTCCATTTGAGGAGGTGCCAGAGCTTGTGGCAGGTCGAAAAGTATTTATTCAGAAAGGGAATGCATATATTGCCATGAATCAG GTGGTTTCACTAGTTATCACGCAGTTCCGAAGTCATCTTTCGAAAGCGCTAGTGCTGACAAACAG AAAATGGACCTCGATGATCAGGGAACAGGAGAAGGACCGTTTGGCTCCT ATTATCGAAGCCTTATCCACAAGTTATCTGGGTCCTGATTATAGCCAG CCGAGAGAACATGCAGAAATATCACTAAAAGACATTGATCAGATTGCTAAGAGTTCATTCCCTCTATGTATGCGTCATCTTTTTCAAAAG CTACGAGAGGATCATCATCTGAAGCATGGAGGGAGGATGCAACTCGGTCTATTTCTCAAG GGTGTAGGATTGAAGTTGGATGATGCCCTTGCATTCTGGAGAGCTGAGTTCTCCCGGAAA GTTGGTGCTGAAAGATTTGATAAAGAATATGCATATGGCATAAGACACAACTACGggaaagaaggaaagagaaCG GATTACACACCTTATTCTTGTCAAAAGATTATATCATCAGCTCCAGGAGTAGGAGATCACCATGGCTGTCCGTATCGTCATTTCAG TGAGGAGAATCTGAGAGCTGCCCTGACCAGGATGGGAGTAGGCAGTCGTCCACTGGAGGATGTGATGGACAAAGTCCGAAATAGACATTATCAG TTGGCATGCACTTTAACCTTTGAAGCTGTTCATGGCTCATCTTGTGATGCCGGCGTTAACCATCCAAATCAGTACTACAATGACAGTCAGAGGATCTTGGAATCAAAG AAGAGTTCCAGCAACCCATAA
- the LOC132043819 gene encoding probable DNA primase large subunit isoform X3 yields MEAVRKSSSVSNNGVVSKLPLYRSAPPLEVRLEDFELYAIDRLRVLKGISDGLSRGKKPDEMAKLVLDLWKTNMKNQHSSEVVNKDIISHFVLRLVYCRTEELRKWFLSMETTLFRYRFRVETTEVQRALMAEFDLPYKAVSNAEYESVKDKLNQVMRAIGQSTTSTDAIFYKVPFEEVPELVAGRKVFIQKGNAYIAMNQVVSLVITQFRSHLSKALVLTNRKWTSMIREQEKDRLAPIIEALSTSYLGPDYSQPREHAEISLKDIDQIAKSSFPLCMRHLFQKLREDHHLKHGGRMQLGLFLKGVGLKLDDALAFWRAEFSRKVGAERFDKEYAYGIRHNYGKEGKRTDYTPYSCQKIISSAPGVGDHHGCPYRHFSEENLRAALTRMGVGSRPLEDVMDKVRNRHYQLACTLTFEAVHGSSCDAGVNHPNQYYNDSQRILESKSSSNP; encoded by the exons ATGGAAGCTGTGAGGAAATCTTCTTCAGTGTCCAACAACGGCGTTGTTTCAAAACTCCCTCTCTATCGTTCTGCTCCTCCTCTCGAAGTCCGTCTTGAAGATTTCGAGCTTTACGCTATCGATCGCCTCCGAG TTCTAAAAGGAATTTCGGATGGTTTGTCTAGAGGAAAGAAGCCGGATGAAATGGCGAAACTG GTGTTGGATCTGTGGAAAACAAATATGAAGAATCAGCATTCATCCGAGGTTGTTAATAAGGACATAATTTCACATTTCGTCTTGCGACTTGTTTATTGCAGGAC GGAGGAGTTAAGAAAATGGTTTCTTTCAATGGAAACTACCTTATTCCGCTACCGTTTCCGGGTTGAAACTACTGAAGTTCAG AGGGCGCTAATGGCAGAGTTTGATCTTCCATACAAAGCTGTGAGCAATGCTGAATATGAG AGTGTGAAGGACAAATTGAACCAAGTTATGCGCGCCATAGGCCAATCTACTACAAGTA CTGATGCTATCTTCTACAAG GTTCCATTTGAGGAGGTGCCAGAGCTTGTGGCAGGTCGAAAAGTATTTATTCAGAAAGGGAATGCATATATTGCCATGAATCAG GTGGTTTCACTAGTTATCACGCAGTTCCGAAGTCATCTTTCGAAAGCGCTAGTGCTGACAAACAG AAAATGGACCTCGATGATCAGGGAACAGGAGAAGGACCGTTTGGCTCCT ATTATCGAAGCCTTATCCACAAGTTATCTGGGTCCTGATTATAGCCAG CCGAGAGAACATGCAGAAATATCACTAAAAGACATTGATCAGATTGCTAAGAGTTCATTCCCTCTATGTATGCGTCATCTTTTTCAAAAG CTACGAGAGGATCATCATCTGAAGCATGGAGGGAGGATGCAACTCGGTCTATTTCTCAAG GGTGTAGGATTGAAGTTGGATGATGCCCTTGCATTCTGGAGAGCTGAGTTCTCCCGGAAA GTTGGTGCTGAAAGATTTGATAAAGAATATGCATATGGCATAAGACACAACTACGggaaagaaggaaagagaaCG GATTACACACCTTATTCTTGTCAAAAGATTATATCATCAGCTCCAGGAGTAGGAGATCACCATGGCTGTCCGTATCGTCATTTCAG TGAGGAGAATCTGAGAGCTGCCCTGACCAGGATGGGAGTAGGCAGTCGTCCACTGGAGGATGTGATGGACAAAGTCCGAAATAGACATTATCAG TTGGCATGCACTTTAACCTTTGAAGCTGTTCATGGCTCATCTTGTGATGCCGGCGTTAACCATCCAAATCAGTACTACAATGACAGTCAGAGGATCTTGGAATCAAAG AGTTCCAGCAACCCATAA